From the Oryzias melastigma strain HK-1 linkage group LG13, ASM292280v2, whole genome shotgun sequence genome, the window TTGATGAAAAGTTTTTGACGACGTGTTTGACgattgatgatgatgatgatgaagtatGCATTGATGAAGAGTGCCTGACAGAGCGTGTTTCATGACGTATGTTAGAACATTAGAGCAGCTTCGACCAGTTACACGTTTTTCCTCCAGAGCAGAATGTCAAGGAGAGCCAATGAGACTGAAGATCACCTGAGGTTTCCAGACCGCATCGGTTTTCGTTCTCCGTTTTCTTGTTTAAGAAAAGAGGGCGGAGTCTAGTCTCTGATTGATTTCTCTCTTTATTGGATAATTACATGAATTATTCGAGTCATCTGCTGATTGGTCGTCTCTGTCTTCGGTCGGGACATCAGGACGGGTCTGCTGGTCTCAGGGAGGCGGGGCCTCAGCTGGAAAGAAAAGCACAGGTGAGACAGAGCTGCCAGTTTAGAGGCAGCCGAGCAACAGGAAGTGCAGCTACCTGGGCGGGGCATCAGCAGGAAGTGAGGCCTTTCCAGTAGAAGTTTTTGCAGCCATCTTTGCGGTTGCGGGGGGGCACGTTGGTGTCCACCGAGCGCTCCAGGTTGGCCCGCCCCCCTGATGTCATGGAGATCACCTCGGCCTCCCGCTCAGATTCAGCCTCGGGGTCCGGCATGCGGGCCAGCATGTTCTCGATGGCCCGTTTGCTCCAGTCCTGAGGAGCAGAAGAGAGTATCAGAAAGTTCTGGACCGCCAAAGGTCGGAACCAGCAGTTTCCATGGAGACGGAGGAATCTCAGCTTTCAGAACGGGTCATCTTTAAGGCGAGGTGGTGAATGGAAAACTGAAGGAGAACTGGTTCTCTTCCTGATCCCGGTGAGAAGAACCGGACCTCTCAGAGGAACCAGGAACCACATCATCACTAATGTCAGTAAAGCCGGACatcagaacagaaccagaatcCTTACAGAAATGTGCAGCGAAGCTGAAAAGAACCGAGGAGCTTTGTGGAGCTGAATGTCTGTCAGCAGGTTTTGGATCTTTGTTCTGGAGAACGTTGAGATGTGAAGACTTCAATCTCTCTTCATGTGGAGCTCAAGCTGGAATAATCTGGAGTTCACAGCTAAAGCAGCTCAGATCTCTGTACCTCCGGACTGAATCCACGGTGAAACGCCGACTGCGGCCCTCAGCGGCCGAACGGATCTGAGGACGCTGCAGACCCAGACCACCGGGGGGCGGGGTCAGCCCACCTTTACCTGTGACAGCAGCCCGGCGCTGCGAGCTCGCTGCAGCAGCCGGTGGTGACGCAGCTCCAGGTCCAGGTCCTGGTTCTGGAACTGGTCCTGGTCTCTGTCAGACTGAGAGGATACTCCCACGCTGCTGAGAGCCAGCGCGGCGAGAACCACGAAGACGGCGCCACGAGCGTGCTGCATACCTGCAGggaaaggagaggaagaggagaacggAGAAGAACCGGAACCACGGGAACAGGCGAAGAGGAGGCGCCTACTGGATCTGGGTCGGGTGTCGTCTGCCGGTCCGGGTTCTGGCTCTGGTTCTGTGCTGCTGGTCCGGCGCGTGCTGCTCTTATGAGGCCGCTCTCCCCTCCCCCCGGGGTCACGTGACTCTGGTTGATTGGCAGCTGCGCGGTGATGAAGGAACTCCGGTTAAACAGAAGTCCATTAGTCCTCATTGGCTTTAAATGGAGTgggaacaataaaacaataaagttatcAGCGGCAgcagcgccgccgccgccgccggcgctcatctgcacaaacacaacGGCAGAATGTGGGCCGGGGGGGTTAGCGGAGGATTAGCAGACTTCATTAGCACGCACTGATATCTCAATTAAACAAAGAGGCAGCCNNNNNNNNNNNNNNNNNNNNNNNNNNNNNNNNNNNNNNNNNNNNNNNNNNNNNNNNNCCATCTTCCAGAAAGACAGGAAAGGTTCTGCTGGGACGGGGCGCCGTAGGGAATCCCAGCCTCGTCTGAGTCCAACTTCTCCAGTTTCCACAGAGAAAACCGCAGCGCGTGCACGACCAGCACACGTGCACGGACTCCTGGATCTCTAAAGACACTGAAGAGCGACCTgtatggggggggggtctttaaTGGGGGGTTTAGCCTGAAAGCTTAAAAActgtttcctctgcagaaaGACGAGAAAATCAGGGAACCAAAAACCAGAACCTGTTTGTTCTGAGAGGTCAGGGGGGTCcaggaggggtggggggtcatGACCCAGACCTGATGTGAAGCCTTGAAGActcgctccaatgaaaatgctgttCTTCGTGTACTTTTCTCATGACGGAggataaatatgaaataattgaagattcaaatcgttgtgaatctggagcagacgaAGAAGTTAAAAAGTTGAAGCGGTAACTAAAATGGGTGGagtcaaagtctccctgctccgccccattctggtgcatccactTAAATAGATCCATGGTCAGCGGCGTACACCCGTGtagcttttctaccttcctcgaggCCCAACGCGTTTTACagtcattcacacactggtggctcCACTGgagccaacctcccaccagaggcagttcggggttcagtgccttggttcgacacatgggcgggtaaggagggaatcaaacctgcaatcctccgatcaggagtcgaccgccctaccgctgcaccacagccgtcccgccatgaacgtctttgttttcctggttgagctgaaatctggatggAAACTGTTTTGTTGAACCACTAAtgtgtgtgaggggctgtaagctagggggatgatgggatatcagcagtggcttacttctgcaccaacagtcccgcccacaactcagaggtgaatacatatatatttacagGTATTAACATAGTTTTGGTTTCTTCCAGCTCAATTTTTTCATCAATTATTATCACTAGAATTTCATTTTGGTCTTTCTGGTCaaattttccttc encodes:
- the sst1.2 gene encoding somatostatin 1.2, encoding MQHARGAVFVVLAALALSSVGVSSQSDRDQDQFQNQDLDLELRHHRLLQRARSAGLLSQDWSKRAIENMLARMPDPEAESEREAEVISMTSGGRANLERSVDTNVPPRNRKDGCKNFYWKGLTSC